A genome region from Bradyrhizobium sp. WSM1417 includes the following:
- a CDS encoding tetratricopeptide repeat protein — protein sequence MFSNRFNRWTVAAIALMGTAIATVPGRVLAQTPDHPSDTAAQFPTRNDLKALTTSGSYLAARHASVERDAASAAAFYRSALRTDPKNNELLDRAFISSVADGDIDEAVKLAERILTIDKTNRVARLVVGVHDLKFKKYATAQTNINQSIRGPITDLVATLLSGWAAYGAGDAKGGVATIDKLAGPEWYPLFKDLHAGMILELAGKEKDAGTRFERAYKLDDSMLRVTEAYARWLSRNKDSAAATTVYQAFDKKLARHPLIVEGLRDTKAGKKMPPLVDSAQAGAAEALYGIGATLTRRGGEDLALVYLQLSLYLQPTHPLALLSLADLYESVKRPQMAIKVYERVPASSPLKRNAQIQLAIDLDSADRTEEAIKILKGVTTEDPKDLEAIMALGNIERGRKKFGECGATYSQGVDVLPAGNDKANSVWYYYRGICEERSKQWGKAEADMKKALELQPDQPHVLNYLGYSWIDQGINLDEGMKMIKRAVEQRPDDGYIVDSLGWAYYRIGNYEDAVKNLERAIDLKPEDPTINDHLGDAYWRVGRTLEAKFQWAHARDLKPEADELPKIEAKIANGMTDDNSNSSAAQAEKEKKKDDGKGG from the coding sequence ATGTTTTCAAATCGTTTCAACCGCTGGACTGTTGCCGCCATCGCCCTCATGGGCACAGCGATCGCGACGGTCCCCGGCAGGGTCCTGGCGCAGACGCCGGATCATCCGTCCGACACGGCGGCGCAGTTTCCGACCCGAAACGATCTGAAGGCGCTGACCACTTCCGGCAGCTATCTCGCCGCCCGCCACGCCAGCGTCGAGCGCGATGCGGCCTCCGCCGCCGCGTTCTATCGCTCGGCCCTGCGCACCGATCCCAAGAACAACGAGCTGCTCGACCGCGCCTTCATCTCCTCGGTTGCCGACGGTGACATCGACGAAGCCGTCAAGCTCGCCGAGCGCATCCTGACCATCGACAAAACCAACCGCGTTGCGCGCCTCGTCGTCGGCGTGCACGATCTCAAGTTCAAGAAGTACGCGACCGCGCAGACCAACATCAACCAGTCGATCCGCGGTCCGATCACCGATCTCGTCGCCACGCTGCTGTCGGGCTGGGCCGCCTATGGTGCGGGCGATGCCAAGGGCGGTGTCGCCACCATCGACAAGCTGGCCGGTCCGGAATGGTATCCGCTGTTCAAGGATCTCCACGCCGGCATGATCCTCGAGCTCGCGGGCAAGGAGAAAGACGCCGGCACCCGGTTCGAGCGTGCCTACAAGCTCGACGATTCCATGCTGCGCGTCACCGAGGCCTATGCGCGCTGGCTGTCGCGCAACAAGGACTCCGCCGCCGCGACCACGGTCTACCAGGCTTTCGACAAGAAGCTCGCCCGCCATCCGCTGATCGTGGAGGGGTTGCGCGACACCAAGGCAGGCAAGAAGATGCCGCCGCTGGTCGATAGCGCGCAAGCCGGCGCCGCCGAAGCACTCTACGGCATCGGCGCCACACTGACCCGCCGCGGCGGCGAGGATCTGGCGCTGGTCTATCTCCAGCTCTCGCTCTACCTCCAGCCCACCCATCCCCTGGCGCTGCTTTCGCTTGCCGATCTCTATGAATCGGTGAAGCGGCCGCAGATGGCGATCAAGGTCTATGAGCGGGTGCCGGCGTCCTCGCCGCTCAAGCGCAATGCCCAGATCCAGCTCGCCATCGATCTGGATTCCGCCGACCGCACCGAGGAGGCGATCAAGATCCTCAAGGGCGTCACCACTGAGGATCCCAAGGATCTCGAAGCGATCATGGCGCTCGGCAACATCGAGCGCGGCCGCAAGAAGTTTGGCGAATGCGGCGCGACCTATTCGCAAGGCGTCGACGTGCTGCCGGCCGGCAACGACAAGGCCAACAGCGTCTGGTATTATTATCGCGGCATCTGCGAGGAGCGCTCCAAGCAGTGGGGTAAGGCCGAAGCCGACATGAAGAAGGCCCTCGAGCTGCAGCCCGACCAGCCGCACGTCCTCAACTATCTCGGCTATTCCTGGATCGACCAGGGCATCAATCTCGACGAAGGCATGAAGATGATCAAGCGGGCGGTCGAGCAGCGCCCGGATGACGGCTACATCGTCGACTCCCTTGGCTGGGCCTATTACCGCATTGGCAATTACGAGGACGCGGTGAAGAACCTCGAGCGCGCCATTGACCTCAAGCCCGAGGATCCCACCATCAACGATCACCTTGGCGACGCCTATTGGCGCGTCGGCCGCACGCTGGAAGCCAAGTTCCAGTGGGCGCACGCCCGCGATCTCAAGCCCGAAGCGGATGAGCTTCCGAAGATCGAGGCCAAGATTGCCAACGGAATGACCGACGACAATTCGAACTCCTCGGCTGCGCAGGCGGAGAAGGAGAAGAAGAAGGACGACGGCAAGGGCGGCTGA
- a CDS encoding 4-(cytidine 5'-diphospho)-2-C-methyl-D-erythritol kinase, producing the protein MPALIEEGRAKVNLSLRVVGRRADGYHDLESVVAFADCADRLTLEPGGELKLTTTGPLAAACGDMADNLVFKAAKLLAEAVPNLKLGAFALDKVLPVAAGIGGGSADAAAALRLLARLNDLSLDDARLQKVALATGADVPVCLFSRACDMTGVGEQLLPLALPSMPCVMVNPRVPVATKDVFQALGLRNGELLVGATSVFDGPAWPGEGASIADWVDTLETVANDLEAPAMRIEPVIGNVLEALRGSAGVKLARMSGSGATCFAIYGASAEAHAAAEKVRRDHSGWWVHAGTLS; encoded by the coding sequence ATGCCGGCGTTGATTGAAGAAGGGCGCGCGAAGGTCAATCTGAGCCTTCGCGTGGTCGGCCGTCGTGCCGACGGCTATCATGATCTCGAAAGCGTGGTCGCCTTTGCCGACTGCGCCGACCGGCTCACGCTGGAGCCCGGCGGCGAGCTGAAGCTCACCACGACGGGGCCGCTCGCGGCGGCCTGCGGCGATATGGCCGACAACCTCGTGTTCAAGGCGGCCAAGCTCCTGGCCGAAGCCGTCCCGAACCTGAAGCTGGGCGCCTTCGCGCTCGACAAGGTGCTCCCGGTCGCCGCCGGCATCGGCGGCGGCTCGGCCGACGCCGCGGCGGCGCTGCGGTTGCTGGCGCGTCTCAACGATCTGTCGCTCGACGACGCCCGCCTCCAGAAGGTTGCGCTTGCGACCGGTGCCGACGTGCCGGTGTGTCTGTTCTCGCGCGCCTGTGACATGACCGGTGTCGGCGAACAGCTGCTGCCGCTCGCGTTGCCGAGTATGCCCTGCGTGATGGTCAATCCGCGCGTGCCGGTCGCGACCAAGGATGTGTTCCAGGCGCTGGGCCTGCGCAACGGCGAACTCCTGGTCGGCGCCACCTCCGTCTTCGACGGTCCGGCCTGGCCGGGCGAGGGCGCCTCCATTGCCGATTGGGTCGACACCCTCGAGACCGTCGCCAACGATCTCGAAGCCCCCGCGATGCGCATCGAGCCTGTCATCGGCAACGTGCTGGAAGCCTTGCGTGGCTCCGCTGGAGTCAAGCTCGCCCGCATGTCCGGCTCGGGTGCGACGTGTTTTGCGATCTATGGCGCATCTGCCGAGGCGCATGCCGCCGCCGAGAAGGTCCGCAGGGATCATTCCGGCTGGTGGGTGCACGCGGGGACGCTGAGCTAG
- a CDS encoding alpha/beta fold hydrolase, translating to MLAPQSRTYESHGLRLHYADWGNDGAPVAILVHGGRDHCRSWDVIARSLQPHFHVVAPDLRGHGDSDWTKGGSYALTEYVYDLAQLVRAIAAPQVTLVGHSMGGMVSLIFTGAFPEQVSKLVVLDGVTMLPDTPKPPVHERIGKWVGQLDKLHDRAPRRYSTLEDAAAQMVLHNKRLSRDLALHLATHGARQNEDGTYSWKFDPYQRASAPHRLWPDDHIALWSRITCPTLLLNAGESFLAGARAAGLERYFPQARVETIAGAGHWLQHDKPQEVLGEIRRFLGLA from the coding sequence ATGCTCGCCCCGCAAAGCCGCACTTACGAGTCTCACGGCTTGCGACTGCACTATGCCGACTGGGGCAACGACGGCGCGCCGGTCGCCATCCTGGTTCATGGCGGCCGCGATCATTGCCGGAGCTGGGACGTCATCGCCCGGTCGCTGCAGCCGCATTTTCACGTGGTCGCACCCGACCTGCGCGGTCACGGCGATTCCGACTGGACCAAAGGTGGCAGCTACGCGCTGACGGAGTATGTGTACGATCTGGCCCAGCTCGTCCGTGCCATTGCGGCGCCTCAAGTCACTCTCGTCGGCCATTCCATGGGCGGCATGGTCAGCCTGATCTTTACAGGGGCATTCCCCGAACAGGTCTCGAAGCTGGTCGTGCTCGACGGCGTGACGATGCTGCCGGATACACCAAAACCGCCGGTGCATGAGCGGATCGGCAAATGGGTCGGTCAGCTCGACAAGCTGCACGACCGCGCACCGCGCCGCTATTCGACGCTCGAAGATGCGGCGGCGCAGATGGTGCTTCACAACAAGCGGCTGTCCCGCGACCTCGCGCTGCATCTCGCCACCCACGGCGCGCGGCAGAACGAGGACGGCACCTATAGCTGGAAGTTCGACCCCTACCAGCGCGCCTCTGCACCGCACCGGCTTTGGCCGGACGATCACATCGCGCTGTGGTCGCGCATCACCTGTCCGACGCTGCTCTTGAATGCCGGCGAAAGCTTTCTGGCTGGCGCGAGGGCCGCGGGCCTGGAGCGCTACTTTCCGCAGGCGCGTGTCGAGACCATCGCCGGCGCCGGACACTGGCTGCAACATGACAAGCCGCAGGAGGTGTTGGGCGAGATCCGGCGGTTTCTCGGGCTGGCCTAG
- a CDS encoding LysE family translocator, with product MINTNFWLFLAAACLIAAVPGPGIFYVAARTLSEGRASGFASTAGTALGGLVHVVAGSLGISAIILASAELFGAVKFVGALYLVWLGIRTFRSASRVLSFDSKPVGDKRAFRDGVLVEALNPKTAAFFLAFIPQFLDPAGSNPTLQFIMLGAISVTLNTLADIVVVLMASATRTQLIGRPHLMRRLTQGSGVFIAGLGLSLALARRPANG from the coding sequence ATGATCAACACGAATTTCTGGCTGTTCCTGGCCGCCGCTTGCCTCATCGCCGCCGTTCCCGGCCCCGGCATTTTCTACGTCGCGGCACGGACCTTGTCGGAAGGGCGCGCCAGCGGTTTTGCATCGACCGCGGGCACCGCGCTCGGCGGGCTGGTTCATGTGGTCGCAGGCAGCCTCGGCATCTCCGCGATCATTCTTGCTAGCGCCGAGCTGTTTGGCGCCGTGAAATTCGTCGGCGCACTCTATCTGGTCTGGCTCGGCATCAGGACTTTTCGCAGCGCCAGCCGCGTGCTGTCATTCGACAGCAAGCCCGTCGGCGACAAGCGCGCCTTTCGCGACGGCGTGCTGGTCGAGGCGCTGAACCCGAAGACCGCCGCATTCTTCCTCGCCTTCATTCCCCAGTTCCTCGACCCGGCGGGATCGAACCCGACGCTGCAATTCATCATGCTGGGCGCGATCTCGGTGACGCTGAATACGCTCGCCGATATCGTGGTGGTGCTGATGGCCTCCGCGACACGCACGCAGTTGATCGGAAGGCCGCATCTGATGCGACGTCTCACCCAGGGCTCCGGCGTCTTCATCGCAGGGCTCGGCCTGTCGCTCGCACTGGCGCGGCGGCCCGCGAATGGATAG
- the fabF gene encoding beta-ketoacyl-ACP synthase II yields MRRIVVTGMGAVSPLGCGVELSWRRLLAGQSGLRPLPEWSQALPARIAGLVPDKADDADGGFDPAQAAAPKDQRKMDRFILFALLATAEAVAQAGWTPQDAAALERTATIIASGVGGFPAMAEAVRITEQRGPRRLSPFTIPSFLANLAAGHVSIKYGYKGALGTPVTACAAGVQAIGDAARMIRAGEADVAICGGTEACIDIVSLGGFAAARALSSGFNDARASRPFDRDRDGFVMGEGAGILVIEELEHALARGATPIAEIVGYGTTADAYHMTSGPPDGDGARRAMEIALRQAKLAPADLQHLNAHATSTSAGDESELGAIAALFGRHRGIAVSATKSATGHLLGAAGGLEAVFTVLALRDQIAPPTLNLENPDPAADGIDIVAGAARPMPMQHAISNGFGFGGVNASVIFRRMG; encoded by the coding sequence ATGCGTCGTATCGTCGTGACGGGAATGGGCGCGGTGTCGCCGCTTGGCTGCGGTGTCGAACTGTCCTGGCGCCGGCTACTGGCCGGTCAAAGCGGGCTGCGCCCGCTGCCGGAATGGTCGCAGGCGCTGCCCGCGCGTATTGCCGGCCTCGTGCCGGATAAGGCCGATGACGCCGACGGCGGCTTCGATCCCGCGCAGGCCGCCGCGCCGAAAGACCAGCGCAAGATGGACCGCTTCATCCTGTTCGCGCTGCTCGCCACCGCAGAAGCGGTTGCGCAGGCCGGCTGGACGCCGCAGGACGCGGCGGCTTTGGAGAGGACTGCGACGATCATCGCCTCCGGCGTCGGCGGCTTTCCGGCGATGGCGGAAGCGGTACGCATCACCGAACAGCGCGGCCCGCGCCGGCTGTCGCCGTTCACGATCCCCTCCTTCCTCGCCAATCTCGCCGCCGGCCACGTCTCGATCAAATACGGCTACAAGGGAGCGCTTGGCACACCGGTCACGGCCTGCGCCGCCGGCGTTCAGGCGATCGGCGATGCCGCGCGCATGATCCGCGCGGGCGAGGCTGATGTCGCGATCTGCGGCGGCACGGAAGCCTGCATCGACATCGTCAGCCTCGGCGGTTTCGCCGCGGCCCGCGCATTGTCGAGCGGGTTCAATGACGCGCGCGCCTCGCGCCCGTTCGATCGCGACCGCGACGGTTTTGTCATGGGCGAAGGCGCCGGCATCCTGGTGATCGAGGAGCTGGAGCATGCATTAGCACGTGGCGCGACGCCGATCGCGGAGATCGTCGGATACGGCACGACCGCGGACGCCTATCACATGACGTCGGGTCCGCCTGACGGCGACGGCGCCCGGCGCGCCATGGAGATCGCGCTGCGGCAGGCCAAGCTTGCGCCCGCGGATTTGCAGCACCTGAACGCGCATGCGACCTCGACGTCCGCCGGCGACGAGAGCGAGCTCGGCGCGATTGCCGCGCTGTTCGGCCGCCACCGCGGCATCGCGGTGAGCGCGACCAAATCGGCCACCGGCCATCTGCTTGGCGCTGCCGGTGGCCTGGAAGCGGTCTTCACCGTGCTCGCCCTGCGCGACCAGATCGCACCGCCGACGCTCAATCTCGAAAACCCTGATCCCGCCGCTGACGGCATCGACATCGTCGCCGGTGCGGCGCGCCCGATGCCGATGCAGCACGCGATCTCGAACGGGTTCGGCTTCGGCGGAGTGAATGCCAGCGTGATTTTCCGCCGGATGGGCTGA
- a CDS encoding helix-turn-helix domain-containing protein gives MQPKSPSIQECPVGRAVETVGEWWSILILRDAFQGATKFDEFWQSLGIAPNILSRRLAHLTESGMFVRRRYNERPPRYEYVLTDKARDFFPVVATLLAWGNKHLAPKGEAILLANRHDRRPFNPVVVDAADMQPITLTNAVIIAGPCASRLMRKRLTSLKAMNPAVAPAGD, from the coding sequence ATGCAGCCCAAATCTCCTTCCATTCAGGAATGTCCGGTCGGCCGCGCCGTGGAGACGGTCGGCGAATGGTGGAGCATTTTGATCTTGCGGGATGCGTTCCAGGGCGCAACGAAGTTCGACGAATTTTGGCAAAGCCTCGGGATCGCGCCGAACATCCTATCGCGGCGGTTGGCCCATCTCACCGAAAGCGGCATGTTCGTCCGCCGCCGCTACAATGAACGGCCGCCGCGCTATGAATATGTGCTGACGGACAAGGCCCGAGACTTCTTTCCCGTGGTCGCAACCTTGCTCGCCTGGGGCAACAAGCATCTCGCACCGAAGGGCGAAGCGATCCTGCTGGCGAACCGGCACGATCGTCGTCCGTTCAATCCGGTCGTGGTCGATGCCGCCGACATGCAGCCGATCACGCTCACCAATGCGGTCATCATCGCCGGTCCCTGCGCCAGCCGTCTCATGCGTAAACGGCTGACCTCGCTCAAAGCCATGAACCCGGCCGTCGCGCCGGCTGGAGACTGA
- a CDS encoding polyprenyl synthetase family protein, whose product MAVIVPFETPGASIEELVALVAGDMERVNATILSRTGSDVTMIPEVANHLISSGGKRLRPMLTLAMANLAGYTGDGHIKLAASVEFMHTATLLHDDVVDESEMRRGKLSARMLWGNEASVLVGDFLLGQAFRMMVEVGSLRALDILSAAAATIAEGEVMQLAAAKNTATTEDEYLAVIRGKTAELFAAACEVGPVIANRPKAEQTACRSVGMNLGIAFQLVDDVLDYGGKSAKLGKNTGDDFREGKITLPVVLAFRRGNDTERAFWIRALERGEIGDTDLDHAIGLMNKHRALEDTRSRAQHYGAMAVDALALFPSSPMKSALEQVVAFCLARSH is encoded by the coding sequence GTGGCCGTCATCGTACCTTTCGAAACTCCCGGCGCGTCGATCGAAGAGCTGGTTGCCCTTGTCGCCGGTGACATGGAGCGCGTCAACGCCACGATCCTGTCGCGGACCGGTTCGGACGTGACCATGATCCCGGAAGTCGCCAACCATTTGATCTCCTCCGGGGGCAAGCGCCTGCGGCCGATGCTGACGCTGGCCATGGCCAACCTCGCCGGCTACACCGGCGACGGCCATATCAAGCTCGCCGCCAGCGTCGAGTTCATGCATACCGCCACCCTGCTCCATGACGACGTCGTCGACGAGAGCGAGATGCGCCGCGGCAAGCTGTCGGCGCGCATGCTCTGGGGCAATGAGGCGAGCGTGCTGGTCGGCGACTTCCTGCTCGGCCAGGCCTTCCGCATGATGGTCGAGGTCGGCTCGCTCCGCGCGCTCGACATTCTCTCCGCGGCCGCCGCCACCATCGCCGAGGGCGAGGTGATGCAGCTTGCCGCCGCCAAGAACACAGCGACCACCGAGGACGAATATCTCGCCGTGATCCGCGGCAAGACCGCCGAGCTGTTTGCGGCCGCCTGCGAGGTCGGCCCCGTGATCGCCAACCGCCCCAAGGCGGAGCAGACCGCCTGCCGCTCGGTCGGCATGAATCTCGGCATCGCCTTCCAGCTCGTCGACGACGTGCTCGACTATGGCGGCAAGAGCGCCAAGCTCGGCAAGAACACCGGCGACGATTTCCGCGAGGGCAAGATCACGCTGCCCGTCGTGCTCGCTTTCCGCCGCGGCAACGACACCGAGCGCGCCTTCTGGATCCGCGCGCTCGAGCGCGGCGAGATCGGCGACACCGACCTCGACCACGCCATCGGGTTGATGAACAAGCATCGTGCGCTCGAAGACACGCGCAGCCGCGCCCAGCACTACGGCGCCATGGCGGTGGACGCGCTGGCGCTGTTCCCGTCCTCCCCGATGAAGAGTGCGCTGGAGCAGGTCGTGGCGTTCTGCCTGGCACGGTCGCATTAG
- a CDS encoding DUF2007 domain-containing protein — MRELVRTNDMVLVSAIGALLDGANIHHLVLDQNMSIIEGSLGILPRRILVHEDDALEARQLLTEAGLSHELRGDE, encoded by the coding sequence TTGCGAGAACTGGTTCGGACCAACGATATGGTGCTGGTGTCGGCGATCGGCGCGCTGCTCGACGGCGCCAACATCCATCATCTGGTGCTGGACCAGAACATGAGCATCATCGAGGGCTCGCTCGGCATTTTGCCGCGGCGGATCCTGGTCCATGAGGACGACGCCCTCGAAGCCCGGCAGCTTCTGACCGAGGCCGGCCTCAGCCACGAACTGCGCGGCGATGAGTGA
- a CDS encoding tRNA1(Val) (adenine(37)-N6)-methyltransferase — MSEALADLTEDAFLGGQLRLKQKRSGHRAGHDAILLAAATEASAGDRVVDLGAGIGTAGLALARRVAGIRLGLVEIDPELAELARANAAANAIAAETIVLDVTADAQAFAASGLAPDSVDVVLMNPPFNDPARHRGSPDQVRQLAHVATDETLNAWVHAARRILRSNGALTLIWRADGIAEVLAALSRGFGSLAILPVHGEAGRPAIRVLVRAIKGGRAPARLLRGLVLNEESRMPKKEVTDILEGRAVLPLVEPC; from the coding sequence ATGAGTGAAGCCCTGGCAGACCTCACCGAGGACGCCTTTCTCGGCGGGCAATTGCGGCTGAAGCAGAAGCGGTCCGGCCATCGCGCGGGGCACGACGCCATTCTGCTCGCGGCGGCGACGGAGGCGAGCGCGGGCGACCGCGTCGTCGATCTCGGCGCCGGCATCGGCACGGCCGGGCTTGCGTTGGCGCGGCGCGTTGCCGGGATCAGGCTCGGCCTGGTCGAGATCGATCCCGAGCTGGCGGAGCTTGCGCGCGCCAATGCGGCAGCGAATGCGATTGCCGCCGAGACGATCGTGCTCGACGTCACCGCGGACGCGCAGGCCTTCGCGGCCAGCGGGCTCGCGCCGGACAGCGTCGACGTGGTGCTGATGAACCCGCCCTTCAACGATCCCGCTCGCCATCGCGGCTCGCCCGATCAGGTGCGCCAGCTCGCGCATGTGGCGACGGATGAGACGCTGAATGCCTGGGTGCATGCGGCGCGGCGCATCCTCCGCTCGAATGGCGCGCTGACATTGATTTGGCGCGCAGATGGGATCGCGGAGGTTTTGGCGGCACTGTCTCGCGGCTTCGGCAGTCTCGCGATTCTGCCGGTTCACGGTGAAGCCGGGCGGCCCGCGATCCGGGTGCTGGTGCGCGCAATCAAGGGCGGGAGGGCACCGGCACGATTGTTGCGGGGCCTCGTGCTCAACGAGGAGTCACGCATGCCTAAAAAAGAGGTGACGGATATTCTGGAGGGAAGGGCGGTTCTACCCCTGGTGGAACCGTGCTGA
- a CDS encoding S49 family peptidase yields the protein MAEQLNDRESSGLADKLMQYLPARFRPGAAVVPVVRLSGVIGAVTPLRPGMTLATVSRVLERAFSTRNAKAVALVINSPGGSPVQSRQIYLRIKQLAAEKKLPVLVFVEDVAASGGYMIACAGDEIICDPSSILGSIGVVGGSFGFQEAIKRLGIERRLYTAGAHKAMLDPFLPENPDDVAKLKALQREIHQIFIALVKESRGARLKGADDTLFTGEYWAGESSIALGLADSIGDLRSTLRARFGEKVLTPVIAQPTGLLSGLLGRKSPGAGQLSAMESMASLPDDLISAVETRAIWAKFGF from the coding sequence ATGGCCGAACAATTGAACGATCGTGAGAGTTCCGGCCTGGCCGACAAGCTCATGCAATATCTGCCGGCGCGCTTCCGTCCCGGCGCGGCCGTGGTGCCGGTGGTGCGGCTGTCCGGTGTGATCGGCGCAGTGACGCCGCTTCGCCCGGGCATGACGCTCGCGACTGTTTCGCGGGTGCTGGAGCGGGCGTTTTCGACGCGTAACGCCAAGGCGGTGGCGCTGGTGATCAATTCGCCCGGCGGTTCGCCGGTGCAGTCGCGCCAGATCTACCTGCGCATAAAGCAGCTCGCGGCGGAGAAGAAGCTGCCGGTGCTGGTGTTCGTCGAGGACGTCGCGGCCTCCGGCGGCTACATGATCGCCTGCGCCGGCGACGAGATCATCTGCGATCCGTCCTCGATTCTCGGCTCGATCGGCGTGGTCGGCGGCAGCTTTGGTTTCCAGGAGGCGATCAAGCGGCTCGGCATCGAGCGGCGCCTCTACACCGCCGGCGCGCACAAGGCGATGCTCGACCCGTTTCTTCCTGAAAACCCCGACGACGTCGCCAAGCTGAAGGCGCTCCAGCGCGAGATCCATCAGATCTTCATCGCGCTGGTGAAAGAGAGCCGCGGCGCGCGCTTGAAGGGCGCCGACGATACCCTGTTCACGGGCGAATACTGGGCCGGCGAGAGTTCGATCGCGCTCGGGCTTGCCGACAGCATCGGCGATCTCCGCTCAACTCTTCGTGCCCGCTTTGGCGAGAAGGTTCTCACCCCCGTGATTGCCCAGCCGACCGGTCTGCTCTCCGGCCTTTTGGGTCGGAAATCGCCCGGCGCGGGGCAGCTTTCGGCCATGGAATCAATGGCCAGCCTGCCGGACGACCTGATCTCGGCGGTCGAGACGCGGGCGATCTGGGCGAAATTCGGGTTCTAG
- a CDS encoding glycine--tRNA ligase subunit alpha, with protein sequence MDASLPAHMRPERSFQGFILALQRFWAEQGCVILQPYDMEMGAGTFHPATTLRALGPKPWNAAYVQPSRRPKDGRYGENPNRLQHYYQFQVIMKPSPPNLQELYLKSLAAIGIDSAVHDIRFVEDDWESPTLGAWGLGWECWCDGMEVSQFTYFQQVAGVECAPVAGELTYGLERLAMYVQGVDRVYDLNFNGRDGDAKVTYGDVFLQAEREYSKHNFEIADTAMLFEQFKMAEAACRKYLDAGWKDSKREAHLMSLPAYDQCIKASHVFNLLDARGVISVTERQSYILRVRELAKACGEAWIHTEAGGAA encoded by the coding sequence ATGGACGCCTCCTTGCCCGCCCATATGCGCCCGGAACGCTCGTTCCAGGGCTTCATCCTCGCACTCCAGCGGTTCTGGGCCGAGCAGGGCTGCGTGATCCTGCAGCCCTACGACATGGAAATGGGTGCGGGCACCTTCCATCCGGCGACCACGCTGCGCGCGCTCGGGCCAAAGCCCTGGAATGCGGCCTATGTGCAGCCCTCGCGGCGGCCCAAGGACGGCCGCTACGGCGAGAATCCGAACCGGCTGCAGCACTACTACCAGTTCCAGGTGATCATGAAGCCGTCGCCGCCGAACCTTCAGGAGCTGTACCTGAAGTCGCTCGCCGCGATCGGCATCGATTCCGCCGTGCACGACATCCGCTTCGTCGAGGACGATTGGGAGAGCCCGACGCTGGGTGCCTGGGGCCTCGGCTGGGAGTGCTGGTGCGACGGCATGGAAGTGAGCCAGTTCACCTATTTCCAGCAGGTCGCGGGTGTCGAATGCGCGCCGGTCGCGGGCGAGCTCACCTACGGGCTCGAGCGGCTCGCGATGTACGTGCAAGGCGTCGATCGCGTCTATGACCTCAACTTCAACGGCCGCGACGGCGACGCCAAGGTCACCTATGGCGACGTCTTCCTGCAGGCCGAGCGGGAATATTCGAAGCACAATTTTGAGATCGCCGACACCGCGATGCTGTTCGAGCAGTTCAAGATGGCGGAAGCCGCCTGCCGGAAATACCTCGATGCGGGTTGGAAGGACAGCAAGCGCGAGGCGCATCTGATGTCGCTGCCGGCCTATGACCAATGCATCAAGGCGAGCCACGTGTTCAACCTGCTCGACGCGCGCGGCGTGATCTCGGTGACGGAGCGGCAGAGCTACATTCTTCGCGTGCGCGAACTGGCAAAGGCTTGCGGCGAGGCCTGGATACATACTGAAGCGGGCGGAGCGGCCTGA